The DNA window GAGACATTGGATGTTATTATCTATCAGTATCATTTGCTGAACATTCGCCGTTAGCTTCACTGCTAGGTCAAGCGAATGGTGCTTCACGGACAACAGCTCACGTAAACCGGATTCTTTTATTTCGTTCTCCATCACCAAATCTTCCATTTGCGATAATCCGTTCAGCATCAATTGCTTTTTAAGCTCTCCTGCTTGACTGTTGAGACAATCGATGAGACGATTGGTTTCGACCTTTATTACACTTATTTTCAGATCGCTCAATATAGCTAGGGACAATCGCAGCAGGCAGTGAGATTGCATGTACAGAAAGATATTGTACAATTcctaaagaaatgaaatacatTAGTACGCTGCCACATTTATCACACTGGAGTAAATCAAACcataaaaatgaagtaaatcAAATTTACCTTTGCCATAGTTAGATTCGGTACCAATTGTTTAAATGCATCACAATTTTCTAAAGTCTCCAGCAGATCGTAAAATGAGCTGAACTCGTCGCGTAATTCCGTTTTCTCTTCTAATTCTTGTACATAATCGTACATGGTGTTGATGGCTTTGATGCAGTTTCCCGTACAAATCCGAAGCATTTCTTTCTCATTTGCGCTGTAATAGAAAATCGAAATATGTATAATATTGCAAATAAGTACAGAATGTTAATATGAACGAAACGTACCCATTTCTTAAACAACTAATACGTTGATTGCCGTAGATCACTTCATTCATAAACATCAGCATTTTCTTCATTGTATGGTCGTACAGATCGATGGATTTTATGAGTCTTGTGATTATGGTGCGATCGCAATAGTAAAAGAATTCCTCATACGCTACACCACCGAGCAGTAGAGCGCTGGTAGTGGATGCTACTATCTGCCATGGACTTGTTACATAGGAAGGCGAGAATCTGAAAcagttgtaaataattttatcaacTCATGCCCTTGTTCTTGGATCTATTGCCAAAGCTTTATACATACCGGGTGACTGCTGCTATGGTTAAAAGGCATCCGGCACACACGATTTTACGTGAACGAACAGGTTTCTGCATGATTCCCGCCTGGGTGATGTTCTGTTCaaatttgaagcaaatttCAACCACTTCCAGATGATCTATCAGCAGGCGCTTGGATGTTAGTATCTTCCAAATACAACGCTCCGTCATATCCGGACGCTTCAGTAGATTATTCATTGTTAACCAATTTTATCAAACTATTGCACTGAatctttctgtttcttttacaGCGAAAAGGCCGGCAGTTTGCGAGCTGAACATTGAATACCGTTTGACATTGAATGCCGTTTGACAGCTACGGCCGCTTCAAAAGCCCGGTGAAAATGATTATATAATAATGTGTCATTTACGAATGAAGGTATGATAAAATATTGCCATCAAAATTTGTAGCAGTTTgcatcatatttaaaaaagcaaaacattaaattttatcaataaataaaccaataaATTAAGCAGTAAGATAAGAGAAAAatagcataaaataaaatacccaTGTCAATATGTCAAACTTGTCGAATGGGTAAATTAACGTCTGCTCATTTATGCTAAATGTACAGTaaatgaaaagtgatttatgaATTATTCTAGCAAATTTGTCTCACACCGATGTTTGAAATTATATGcatattgaaacaatttgtttccttccaaTTGTCTTTTCATTATAATGTTGCATTTGGTTTGCctgacatttaaaaaaatcaatgtagCTGACAGGTAGATGATTtgttgaaaagtgatttcTCGAGAGAAAGTGTTTTGGTTCGTAGCACTCTCCAGTGCATTACGAATGAATTAAACAAATTGTGAACAGTTGCTGGTTGGCATAGTTTTATATTGATTTGTAATCAATTCCTGGGTATTCTATCTTTCCTTACCAGAAGGAACAATACAATCCAACAGCTTTAAACAAGATTTCTTCCAATCTTACTTGAATCGTTCTATTGATGTTTTTGTCTTGGGCAACATTATAAAATTACCACACCAAGCAAATCGGTCAATGGCCACCTAAGTGTACCTAAAAGTGATTTGAACAAAGCGAAACGCTGAAAGTCACTCATCCACTATGAGTATAGTCGAACCAAACACACAGACTGCATCAAACCAGGCACTCCAAACGGCCCTACAAACTTTAAAAGAACGCTGTCAGACGTTCCAGCGAAGGATTACGATACTCGAGGAGGAAAATGGCACACTACGAGCACGGCAGGTAAAATCAACCATTCCCGAACAGCTCCACGACAATAGAGCAGTTATTCAAACCGAGCTGATGCAACTGCGGGAAACCGTGGCCGAGCTGACACACCAAAAAATGCAGATGGCGGAACAGATATCCATGGTAGGGACAGAAAACAGACAGCTCTGGCGACGGCTGTCGCTGATCGCGAAGAATCTCGGAGATGTGGATGGAGTAAACGTTGGCCCCTCAGCAACAACGGTCAATCAACAGCAGagagcaccaccaccacctacATCATCCTCC is part of the Anopheles funestus chromosome X, idAnoFuneDA-416_04, whole genome shotgun sequence genome and encodes:
- the LOC125760776 gene encoding uncharacterized protein LOC125760776, whose protein sequence is MNNLLKRPDMTERCIWKILTSKRLLIDHLEVVEICFKFEQNITQAGIMQKPVRSRKIVCAGCLLTIAAVTRFSPSYVTSPWQIVASTTSALLLGGVAYEEFFYYCDRTIITRLIKSIDLYDHTMKKMLMFMNEVIYGNQRISCLRNGANEKEMLRICTGNCIKAINTMYDYVQELEEKTELRDEFSSFYDLLETLENCDAFKQLVPNLTMAKELYNIFLYMQSHCLLRLSLAILSDLKISVIKVETNRLIDCLNSQAGELKKQLMLNGLSQMEDLVMENEIKESGLRELLSVKHHSLDLAVKLTANVQQMILIDNNIQCLVNPESWLGRLQLQNAVNNLSAVQSYFQTRMVECERLTIAVKKLLNSSEKARQHEQVLDVETANESTYDEPISESQNATHRLQDEFFVNTGTEAEEDGDDIASGQYALQVEEELVAKRLMKKQFQPILLQLRERLVPVEESFKQRERIALELKGIIIPDEEESHDESKLASQPAPLDSDDDSDDEELEAQMKRNRSQNKYKADRDFLASKQQISFLLSIPKDVQMDENILE